In Octopus bimaculoides isolate UCB-OBI-ISO-001 chromosome 28, ASM119413v2, whole genome shotgun sequence, the following are encoded in one genomic region:
- the LOC106874838 gene encoding zinc finger protein 678 isoform X1 encodes MNHLTKPENPYTSEKLYSCDVCGKSFSGKSILTNHKRVHTGEKPYHCDICGKSFSQSGHLTSHKRIHTGAKPYQCDICDKSFSASSNLTQHKRIHTGEKPYHCDICGKSFSQNGHLTSHRRIHTGEKPYQCDTCGESFTEKDRLTKHKHIHTGEKPYHCDICGKSVSRRGDLTKHQRIHTGEKPYRCDTCGKSFSCNSHLTNHKRIHTGEKPYQCDICGESFSEISTLTCHKRIHTGEKPYHCDICGKSFSENSNLTNHKRIHTGEKPYQCDTCGKLFSESGHLKSHKRIHTGEKPYHCDICGKSFSKNSNLAKHKRIHTGGKQYHCVICDKSFTSNSHLTKHKCIHTGEKPYHCDICSKSFPENSTLTSHKCIYTREKPYH; translated from the coding sequence ATGAATCATTTAACTAAACCTGAAAACCCTTATACAAGTGAGAAACTGTATTCCTGTgacgtctgtggtaaatcattctctggaaagAGTATCTTGACTAATCACAAACgtgtacatacaggagagaagccatatcattgtgatatctgtggtaaatcattttctcaaagtgGTCACTTGACTagtcataaacgtattcatactggagcaaaaccatatcagtgtgatatatgTGATAAGTCATTTTCTGCAAGTAGCAATTTAACtcaacacaaacgcattcatacaggagagaagccatatcattgtgatatctgtggtaaatcattttctcaaaatggcCACTTGACTagtcacagacgtattcatactggggaaaaaccatatcagtgtgataccTGTGGTGAATCATTCACTGAAAAGGATcgcttgactaaacacaaacacattcatacaggagagaaaccttatcactgtgatatctgtggtaaatcagtCTCTCGAAGGGGTGACTTAACTAAACACCAGCGcattcacactggagagaaaccatatcgttgtgatacctgtggtaaatcattctcttgtaATAGTCACTTGACTaatcataaacgcattcatactggggaaaagccatatcaatgtgatatctgtggtgaatcattttcTGAAATTAGCACTTTAActtgtcacaaacgtattcacacaggagagaagccatatcattgtgatatctgtggtaaatcattttctgaaaatagtaatttgactaatcacaaacgtattcatactggggaaaaaccatatcagtgtgatacctgtggtaaattaTTTTCTGAATCAGGTCACTTGAAatcacacaaacgtattcatacaggtgagaagccatatcattgtgatatctgtggtaaatcattttctaaaaatagtaatttagctaaacacaaacgcattcatactggggGAAAACAATATCACTGTGTTATATGTGATAAATCATTCACTTCAAACAGTCACTTGACTAAACACAAgtgcattcatacaggtgagaaaccatatcattgtgacatctgcAGTAAATCATTTCCTGAAAATAGCACTTTAACTAgtcacaaatgtatttatacaagagagaaaccatatcactga
- the LOC106874838 gene encoding zinc finger protein 239 isoform X2 yields MSNKNKFESEPQFKSIDLHCDMNKEKGKTSDHCDICGKSFSESCNLITHKYIHTDLKSYHCDVYGKSFSQSSRLTEQIQSHKTEKPYQCDICGKSFSYRNNIAAHKRIHTGEKPYCCDVCGKSFSRNGQLTRHKQNHTGEKLYRCDVCGKSFSQSGDLTGHKRSHTGERPYQCDICGKSFFQNYKLTTHKRSHTGEKPYLCDICGRSFTQNGTLTEHKQIHTGKKLYHCGVCGKSFSVHKVLTNHMRIHTGEKPYKCDICGKSFSVNSVLTTHKRTHTGEKPYQCDICAKSFSQSVHLTKHKRIHTGEKPYCCDICGKSFSQRIHLTRHVAIHVGQ; encoded by the coding sequence atgtcGAACAAGAATAAGTTTGAATCAGAACCACAGTTTAAAAGTATTGATTTACATTGTGATATGaataaagagaaagggaaaacatcagaccactgtgatatctgtgggaaatcattctctgaaagttgTAACTtaataacacacaaatacattcatacagatttgaaatcatatcattgtgatgtttatggtaaatcattctctcaaagcaGTCGCTTAACTGAACAAATACAAAGTCACAAAacagagaaaccatatcagtgtgacatctgtggtaaatcattctcttatagAAATAACATAGCTGcccacaagcgtattcatacaggtgagaaaccatattgttgtgatgtctgtggtaaatcattttctcgaaATGGTCaattaactagacacaaacaaaATCATACAGGGGAGAAATTATAtcgctgtgatgtctgtggtaaatcattctctcaaagtggtgACTTAACTGGACACAAACgaagtcatacaggagagagaccatatcagtgtgatatctgtggtaaatcgttctttcaaaattataaattaactacccaCAAACGGagtcatacaggagaaaaaccgtatctctgtgatatctgtggtaggtCATTCACTCAAAACGGTACTTTAACTGAACACAAACAAATCCATACAGGAAAGAAACTATATCACTGtggtgtctgtggtaaatcattctctgtacaTAAAGTCTTAACTAATCAtatgcgtattcatacaggtgagaaaccatataagtgtgatatctgtggtaaatcattctctgtaaatagtgtcttaaccacacataaacgtactcatacaggagagaagccatatcagtgtgatatctgtgcgaaatcattctctcaaagtgttcatttaactaagcacaaacgtattcacacaggagaaaaaccttattgctgtgatatttgtggtaaatcattctctcaaaggaTTCACTTAACAAGACATGTAGCTATTCATGTAGGACAATAG